Genomic window (Sulfurovum sp. NBC37-1):
TAGTTTTGCAAAACGTTTATTGTTTCTTTGTTGTTTGGCTCTAAGTTTGGATTGTCCTCGCACTCTTCTTTCTACAATACCGTTAAAGATACCTTGTTGTCTAAGTTTTCTTTTGTGCTCTTGCGACATATAGCCACTGCACCCCAAGGGCACTTCTTTCAGGACGTCTGCAAATACCGCTTTGGTTTCATTTTCAGTCAGTGTATCAAACTGTGTACGGTCATGGGTTGAAGCAGTGGTAGCTATGACTTTTTTGATCACACCGTTTGTATCTGTTGCGATATGCATTTTGTGTCCATGATGCTTCTGTCCTCTTTTGGAAGTATAGGTTGCTTCTTTACCGCAAGCAACATTTGACACTACGTTGCCCTGATCATCTTTTTTTCTTTTTGGTTCCGGACTATGGATCAGGGTAGCGTCCACCAGTGTGCCTTCATTCACTATGAGATTCTTCTGTATCATCATCTCTTTGACTTCATCAAAAATACGTGAAAGCAGCTTTTTCTCTATCAGTTTCCGTTTAAATTTGCAGATGATTGTCTCATCAAGTATCGTGTCTTCTTCTGTGATATCGAGGAACTTTCTAAAAGAGATCCTGTCGTGTATCAGTTCTTCTGTCATCGGATCACTGAGACTGTACCAGCTCTGCAGGAACAGTGCTCCCAGAAGTATTTTTGCCGATGTCTGCGGTCTTCCGCCTTTTTTACCTATCTCTGGCCTATAGACACCCTCTTCGATGAGAATGGATACAAGCGTGTCAAACGGAATGATTTCTTTCATCTCACCTAGAAATTTCATACTCTTTTTACCGCCCTGATACTGCATCTCATGGTCGAAGAAGCTTAGTTGCATAGAACATTCCTTCGATTGACATTTGTTTCTCTTGATAGGTCTATTTTAGCTAAATTTCGATGTTAGGTGGATTATCTGAGGTTAATCAGAGGGTTCTATTTATTTGATCGTGTACCGGAGTAGGACGGATATGAATACTGGGTAGAAGAAATTGAAAATGGCAGAGTGGATGGGGGTATGGGGAGAACCTGTTTAGCTCTTCAAATACAGCTACCTATGTTGATGCAATCAATGCCTGGTACTCGGAAAAACATGATTATAATTATGAAAACAACAGTTGTTGCACTCCAGGTGCACAATGTGGTCATTACATACAGTTGATTTGGAAAGATACACAGGAATTTGAATGTGGAAAAGCAATTTATCAGACAGGGAAATATACAGGGTGGACTGTGATCGTTTGTCAATATGACCCTCCTGGAAACTATATAGGACAGAAGCCCCATTAAAAGACTTTGTCATCTGTTTATGATTTTATTGGAATACAAAATTTTAGAGTAATAAAAATTATGTTACCTTATCGCTGAATTTCTCTATCAGTTTTACGATCTTCGGCGGGATGACCGCATTGCAGTAACCCTGCATGGGGTTCTGTCTATAGTAGTCCTGGTGGTAGTCTTCTGCGGGGTAATAGTTCCTTAATGGTTCAAGGGTGGTGACGATGGGGTCGTTGTAATCAGCCTGGGCACGTTCTATCGCACGTTTTGCCGCTTTGAGCGTTCCCTCATCTTCATAACAAATGCAGGAACGGTACTGGGTTCCCTCATCGGCACCCTGACGGTTGAGTGTGGTCGGGTTGTGTGTTGCAAAGAAGACATCGAAGAGGGTGTCGAGGTCGATGATCTCATCATCGTAGGTGATCCTGATGACTTCCGCATAGCCTGTGTCGCCTCCGCATATCATGCGGTAGTCCGGATTGGGCACGTCACCGTTGGCATAGCCGCTCTCCACATCACTGACCCCTCTGAGCAGTTCAAATACCGCTTCGGTACACCAGAAACATCCGCCGCCTACTATGAGTTCTTTTTGTGCCATAATTGATTCCTTTAGTTGTTGCAAAATCCGGAAGTGGAGACTTCTGTCCCACGTATACTATTGTGTATACGAACCAAAGGTGGGACTGAAGTCTCCACTTCCGTGTATAAATATAGAAAATGCAACTTTTGATTCATTGTTTGGTTCTCTTGTATGTTATAATATCCAACAAAATAAAAACTATCATAAATTACTGGAGGTTTTACAATGAATATAAATGTAGTATGTCCACATTGTCTCAAAGTAAACAGAATACCCAAGAAAGATCACTATACCAAAGCTAACTGCGGATCGTGTAAAAAATCGCTGCTGGACAGCAAGCCGGTTCCGGTCGATGCAAACAAACTGGGGATCTTCCTTGCCAATTCCGATATTCCTGTAGTAGTTGATTTCTGGGCACCGTGGTGTGGACCCTGTAGGCAGATGGCTCCGGCGTTTGAAGAAGCTGCACTGGCTATGCCGCTGCAGGCGCAGTTCCTGAAAGTCAACACAGAAGAGCAGCAGGCTCTGGGTGCACAGTACGGTATACGAAGCATTCCGACGCTGATCGTATTTAAGAATGGTACACAGGTTGATCAGGTCAGCGGTGCACTGAGTGCGGGAAGACTGCAAAGCTGGGTGAAACAGTTTGTCTAAGATCCTGCTCCTTGAAGATGACGCGAATCTCAACGAGACTGTCACTGAGTTCCTGGAAGAGGAGGGGCATGAAGTCGTCTCTGTCTATGACGGATATGAAGCACAGGAAAAGCTCTATGAGAGCAAGTACGATCTTCTGCTTTTTGATATCAATGTTCCGGGTATCGATGGCCTGGAACTGCTCAAAGAGAGCAGGAAAGAGGGAGTGGTAGCACCGGCTATTTTTATCACTTCCATGGATTCGGTTGATGATCTGGAAAGAGGGTTTAAAAGCGGGTGTGATGACTACATCCGTAAACCCTTTGCACTCAAGGAATTGAAGATCCGTGTCGAGACCCTGCTCAAACGCAGCTTCTTCCATGAATCCAAAGAGCTGATAGCCATCGATGAGAATATCTCATACGACAGTAAGAATGGAGAGCTGATCATCGACGGGGAGAGTGTCTCTTTGGGTAACAAGGAGTCCCGTCTTCTCAAGCTCTTTGTCAAAAAAGAGGGAGAAGTCCTGGCGCATGAACGTATTTATGAACATCTCTGGGATTATGATGAAGAGCCAAGCGATACGGCACTTCGTACCTATATAAAGAATCTTCGCAAGATCATCGGCAAGGACAGAATTGTTAGTATCAAGAAACAGGGATACAAATTCACTGCTAAAAAGTGAGAAGAAATCCCTTTTAAGATTTTTGGCGCTCTATACGGCCCTGGTGATCCTGCTGATCACTCTGCTGTCTATCTTTTATTACCAAAGCCAGGAGAAGCTGATGTTCTCCAATCAAAGGGCTGAACTTTCGAAGTATGCCTACATACAAACCAGACGTCTCAAAGTCCTGCACTACTTTTTCCCTGAACGTACCACATACCCCAGAGACCCTCGCTTCAAATCGGCCATCTATGACATCGAATATAAAAAGATATTTTCCCTGCTTGAGGATGAAAATATCCATTTTGATGAAGAGATTTATGTCACTAACAAATATATCCATTTTGTCAAACTTCTCGATATCTATTATCTTGGGACCAAATACCTTATCATCGAAGTACCTGAAGATACACTATGGAAACATGAGGCTTGGAAACAGATCGCCATGGGCGGGGTATTGGCCTTCATACTTTTTATGATCTTCGGGCTTATTTTGGCAAGACTCTTTTTGAAACCGATGCGTGATTCTATCATGCTTCTGGATCGTTTCATCAAAGATACAACCCATGAACTCAATACACCGCTCTCGACCATTCTGACCAATGTAGAAATGATGGATACTGATGTGATGGTGGAGAAGAACAAAAAAAAGCTTAACCGTATCAATATTGCAGCCAAGACCGTTTCACAACTCTATAAAGACCTGACCTACCTGACTCTTAAACAGGAACAGAAGGATCATAGAGAAGAGATAGAACTTCAGGGGCTGATACATGACCGGATAGAATATTTTACGGCATTGGCGAACACCAAGCAGTTGCATTTTGAACTCGATATGGAAAATGTGATCATTCATGCTGACAAACAGAAGATCACCCGTGTGATCGACAACCTCTTATCCAATGCGATCAAATACAATAAAAGAGGTGGCAGCATCGGTATTAAACTGCGTATAGGCATGATAGAGATCAGTGATACCGGAGTCGGTATAGATGAAGAGAAAATCCCCTTCATCTTCGACCGCTATATGCGTTTTAACCAGAGTGAAGGTGGATTTGGTGTCGGGTTGAGTATTGTCAAAAAGATATTGGATGAGTATAATATAAAAATAGAGGTCTATTCCAAACTGAACAAAGGAACAAGAATGGTATTAAAGTGGTGAGAACCGTAAGAAAATGTGAACTGCTTCACATTTTCAGGTTCGAAACTGTGAAAGCCGTTAAATGAACGAGAAGAGTTTCTCGTTCATAGGCTTGGAACCGAAGGCGTTGTCTTACAAAGACCGCCGTAGGAAAGTCAAAGTAAAACAAAATAAATAGGAGAATGAGATTGATACAAAAATTACTGTTTATTGTCGTGCTGTTTACAGCCATACTCTCAGCCCAGAACGTCTATGAACGCAACTGTATCCCATGCCATAAAGACCTGCCGACCTCATTGCAGCAGATGTTCAAGGAGTACCTGTTGGTCTACAGTGGAGAGCAGAATGTCAAAGCGGGCATCAAGCATTACCTGAAATACCCCAACAAAAGTATCTCTGTGATGTCGGAACTCTTTATAGATAATTTCGGTATTAAAAAGAAAACGACGCTTTCACCCGAAGAGCTGGATGAAGCTATCAATATCTACTGGGAAAAATTTAAGGTTTTTAATAAGTTGAAGTAGATACAATATTTTTATATTATATTAATTTATATGAGAATAAGGAGTATAAAATGAAAAAACTTATGGGAATGGTAGCGTTTGCGCTGCTCGTAACTATGACTGTGCCGACAGTTTCCATGGCAGGTGCCAGTGCCAAAAAAGGCCAAAAGATCTTTAAAAAGAAATTTCGTAAAGCCTGTGGCTTTTCGGGTGTGAGGTTTTCAAGGAACCATACATCGGCAGAGTGGGAAGAGATCTACGAAAAAGGAAAATTCAAGGATGAAGCCAAAAAGATCTGTCCGAGACTCAAACTCAAAAAGATCAAAAAATCATGGTGGCCAAGTGTATATGAGTTCTCACACAAATATGCAAGTGACGGTGTCGTTCCTAAATGCTAAACTGGTTTAACTTATATAAATTGTTTGCTTAATCAAACTTAATATATGTAACTTTCAGAAGCAGTTTTTACAAAAAACTGCTTTTTTTCTTTACAACCTTCACAATCTTTTCACAATTCCATGGTATCATTCTTCTGTCTTAAAACTAATAAAAGGATGAACAATGACAAAAATGACTAAATTGGCAGTAGCCGCACTTTTAGGTTTGGCTGTAGTTTCTACTACTGCTTCTGCTGATGTAAACAAAGGTAAAAAGATCTACATGAAGAAAATGAAAGCTGCATGTGGTTTCTCTGGTGCAAAATTTGCTACAAAACACACTCAGGGTGAGTGGGAAAAGATTAATGGTGCCGGTAAATTTGCAGAAGAAGCTGCAAAAATTTGCCCAGGTCTTAAATTGAAAGCCAAATATGTTCCGGATGTCTATGACTTTGCTCATGAGTATGCATCTGATTCAGGTAACGTACCAAGTTGCTAAACATAGGTTATAATTAATATAATTTTAAGCTATAGAGGTATATTATATGCTTCAAATAAATGTGAATGGGAGGATGATATTGTCCTCCCTGGATCATTTAAAATCAATCTTATCTAAAGGAAGAAACAATGAAAAAAATCGTAATTGCAACATTATTTGCTGGATCAACTCTACTTATGGCAGACGGTGCCGCACTTTTTGCTAAATGTGCAGGGTGTCACGGACAAAACGGTGAAAAAGCTGCTCTTGGTAAATCAGCAATCATCAAAGGTCAAGATGCTGCTAAAACAGTAGAGCAACTTAAAGGTTACAAAGCAGGTACACTTAACCAACACGGTATGGGTGCACTTATGAAAGGTCAGGTTGGTTCTATGAGCGACGCTGATATTCAAGCTGTAGCTGATCATATTGCAGGTCTTAAGTAAGACTTCTTTTCAAAAGCCTTCGGGCTTTTGAACCCTCTCTTGACAATTCAGGCAATAAATCATAAAATTCCTAATTCCTAATTCCTAATTCCCGCTGCTGCATTTCCCCGATTCACATTTCATACTGCCGTTACTCTCTTTCACGGGTACTTTTTTCTCTTTCTTTTCAAGAGTGATCTTATTCTCAAAAGATTCAGTTTTATTATTTTCCCGGATGGTTAACCTGCCTGTTTCAGGGTCCCGTACACAGTTGTAAAGCGCTTTGGTCGTCTTAGCCTTCAGTACACAGTCGCGCCGTTTGTCCTCTTTCTTCATTTGGTCAAGAATGTTCATCTTTTTTTTGACCAGTACGGCAGAACCGTCCACCATACTCGACCCGCATTTTCCTGCACCGCATTTCATGCCGCCTTCGGTAAGGGATTTGTTTTTTTCCTTGTCGGAACAACCTGTTAGCAGCAGTATGGCTGCTGATAGAATGAGGAGTGTCGGCATGTTTTTCTTTTGAAAAGCTTTTGTTTCAAATGTCTGCATTGTCTTTCCTTGTGTAGGGTACTGTGTCCCCACAGCACCATTTATATGATGTTGGTTTTTGGTGCCGTCAGGGGACAGCACCCTACGTGGTGTGTTGCTTTATTGTTTTTTCAGCTTATGCTTTTCATACATCTCATAAAAGATCGGTATCAGAAGCAAGCTTAACACAGCGGAGCTTACAACCCCGCCAATCATCGGTGCGGCGATACGCTGCATGACTTCTGAGCCCACACCGTGTGTGTACATGATGGGCAGAAGACCGGCCAGAATCGCGAAGACGGTCATTAGTTTGGGTCTGACCCTCTGTACAGCCCCTTCATAGATGGCATTGTTCAAATGCTTCAGATCGAATTTATCACCCAGTCTCGCCTCTGTTTCCTCAACGGCTTCCTGCAGATAGACGATCATTACGATGGCCGTTTCAGCCGCGACCCCGAGGAGGGCAAGGAAACCGACGATAATTGCGATACTCATGTTGAAACCGAGTATATCCACATAGAAGAATCCTCCCAGCAGAGCGAAGGGCAGTGTGAAGAATACGATCAGTGTAGGTACCATTTCACCGAGTGCGAAATAGATGAGTACCAGAATGACCAGCAGTACGGTCGGGATGATCCACTTGATCTTCTTCATCGCCGATGCAAGGTATTCCGACTGTCCTGCCCACTCTATGTAGTAGCCTGCAGGCAGTTTGAGATCCTTTAACGCTTTCATTGCTTCTTCTTTGTAGGTCACGACGCTCATTCCGAGTTGAGGTGTAATGTAAATGAATGTCACCGGTGTTGCCATTTCACTCTTGATGACCGAAGCACTCTGTCTGTACTCCACTTCGGCAAAGGTCGAAAGCGGAACAAAGCCCAGCGGTGTCTTGACCTGGATGTTACGTATCTCGTCGAGATTGCGGCGTTCCTCCTCTTCGAAGCGCAGCGCGAT
Coding sequences:
- a CDS encoding sensor histidine kinase — protein: MLVSRNRDTNSLLKSEKKSLLRFLALYTALVILLITLLSIFYYQSQEKLMFSNQRAELSKYAYIQTRRLKVLHYFFPERTTYPRDPRFKSAIYDIEYKKIFSLLEDENIHFDEEIYVTNKYIHFVKLLDIYYLGTKYLIIEVPEDTLWKHEAWKQIAMGGVLAFILFMIFGLILARLFLKPMRDSIMLLDRFIKDTTHELNTPLSTILTNVEMMDTDVMVEKNKKKLNRINIAAKTVSQLYKDLTYLTLKQEQKDHREEIELQGLIHDRIEYFTALANTKQLHFELDMENVIIHADKQKITRVIDNLLSNAIKYNKRGGSIGIKLRIGMIEISDTGVGIDEEKIPFIFDRYMRFNQSEGGFGVGLSIVKKILDEYNIKIEVYSKLNKGTRMVLKW
- the trxC gene encoding thioredoxin TrxC, translating into MNINVVCPHCLKVNRIPKKDHYTKANCGSCKKSLLDSKPVPVDANKLGIFLANSDIPVVVDFWAPWCGPCRQMAPAFEEAALAMPLQAQFLKVNTEEQQALGAQYGIRSIPTLIVFKNGTQVDQVSGALSAGRLQSWVKQFV
- a CDS encoding response regulator transcription factor, yielding MSKILLLEDDANLNETVTEFLEEEGHEVVSVYDGYEAQEKLYESKYDLLLFDINVPGIDGLELLKESRKEGVVAPAIFITSMDSVDDLERGFKSGCDDYIRKPFALKELKIRVETLLKRSFFHESKELIAIDENISYDSKNGELIIDGESVSLGNKESRLLKLFVKKEGEVLAHERIYEHLWDYDEEPSDTALRTYIKNLRKIIGKDRIVSIKKQGYKFTAKK
- a CDS encoding c-type cytochrome, with the translated sequence MKKIVIATLFAGSTLLMADGAALFAKCAGCHGQNGEKAALGKSAIIKGQDAAKTVEQLKGYKAGTLNQHGMGALMKGQVGSMSDADIQAVADHIAGLK
- the msrA gene encoding peptide-methionine (S)-S-oxide reductase MsrA, with translation MAQKELIVGGGCFWCTEAVFELLRGVSDVESGYANGDVPNPDYRMICGGDTGYAEVIRITYDDEIIDLDTLFDVFFATHNPTTLNRQGADEGTQYRSCICYEDEGTLKAAKRAIERAQADYNDPIVTTLEPLRNYYPAEDYHQDYYRQNPMQGYCNAVIPPKIVKLIEKFSDKVT
- a CDS encoding IS5 family transposase, which codes for MQLSFFDHEMQYQGGKKSMKFLGEMKEIIPFDTLVSILIEEGVYRPEIGKKGGRPQTSAKILLGALFLQSWYSLSDPMTEELIHDRISFRKFLDITEEDTILDETIICKFKRKLIEKKLLSRIFDEVKEMMIQKNLIVNEGTLVDATLIHSPEPKRKKDDQGNVVSNVACGKEATYTSKRGQKHHGHKMHIATDTNGVIKKVIATTASTHDRTQFDTLTENETKAVFADVLKEVPLGCSGYMSQEHKRKLRQQGIFNGIVERRVRGQSKLRAKQQRNNKRFAKLRGLVELSFAFMKHHMNFKACRYLGLEKNQEHFHLIAACTNLRRVPKLMEAYG